In one window of Gossypium hirsutum isolate 1008001.06 chromosome A01, Gossypium_hirsutum_v2.1, whole genome shotgun sequence DNA:
- the LOC107957978 gene encoding pentatricopeptide repeat-containing protein At5g42450, mitochondrial, producing the protein MFRLNPNYRFSRAAAATIFNNEAHNPLFIVPKVANTHFCFSSTSFADACKLFDEMSDLDVVSATSIIGTFSKQHLHKEAIYLFTRMLFNNIRPTEFTFGTVIHSSTLLKDLNIGKQFHGCTIKSGQNSNVFVGSASLDLYSKLSTIEEARKVFEDTHQPNVVSYTTLISGYIKNKRFEDALWLFEEMPERNVVTWNAMISGFSQTGYNEEAVNIFIEMLRERVMPNESTFSGVIIAAANIGAIGKGRSLHGYVFKCLGDKLNVFIGNALISFYAKCGNMEDSLLVFDKLRGRNVVSWNALVCGYAQNGRGIEAIELFEQMIVSGLKPNDVTILGILWACSHAGLVTEGYSYFNKVRHKEPNLLKPEHYACMVDMLARSGLFKEAEEFIHRLPFEPGIGFWKALLGGCQVHSNVKLGEFAARKIMALDPEDVSSYIMLSNAYAAAGRWEIASTVRKEIKEKQMKRIPGCSWIEIRNEVHVFLNKDCKHCQIDDIYRVLKFCIQHSLDCEALSILMEFSI; encoded by the coding sequence ATGTTTCGATTGAATCCAAATTATAGATTCTCTCGAGCCGCTGCTGCAACCATATTCAACAATGAAGCTCATAACCCTCTATTTATCGTCCCAAAAGTCGCCAATACCCACTTTTGCTTTTCATCAACCTCGTTTGCGGATGCTTGCAAGTTATTCGACGAAATGTCTGACTTAGATGTAGTCTCAGCCACTTCCATAATAGGAACCTTCTCTAAGCAACATCTTCATAAAGAAGCCATATATTTGTTTACCAGGATGCTTTTCAACAATATTAGACCCACTGAATTCACATTTGGGACTGTGATTCACTCTTCCACTTTGTTAAAAGACCTCAACATTGGCAAACAATTTCATGGCTGTACAATCAAAAGTGGTCAAAATTCTAATGTTTTTGTGGGTAGTGCAAGTTTAGATCTTTATTCAAAGTTAAGTACAATAGAGGAAGCAAGAAAGGTTTTTGAAGATACCCATCAACCAAATGTTGTGTCTTATACAACTTTGATATCTGGGTACATAAAAAATAAGAGATTTGAGGATGCTCTGTGGTTGTTTGAAGAAATGCCTGAGAGAAATGTTGTGACTTGGAATGCTATGATTTCTGGGTTTAGTCAAACTGGTTATAATGAAGAAGCTGTAAATATTTTCATTGAGATGTTAAGAGAAAGGGTAATGCCTAATGAATCTACTTTCTCCGGTGTTATTATAGCAGCTGCTAATATAGGTGCTATTGGTAAAGGCAGAAGCTTGCATGGTTATGTTTTTAAGTGTTTAGGTGATAAGCTTAATGTGTTTATTGGCAATGCTCTTATTAGTTTTTATGCTAAATGTGGAAACATGGAAGATAGTCTCTTGGTTTTCGATAAACTTCGAGGACGgaatgttgtttcttggaatgcTTTAGTATGTGGTTATGCTCAAAACGGAAGAGGAATCGAAGCTATCGAGTTATTTGAACAGATGATTGTAAGTGGTTTAAAGCCTAATGATGTTACAATTCTTGGTATATTATGGGCTTGTAGTCATGCCGGTCTTGTTACTGAGGGCTATTCATATTTCAATAAGGTAAGACATAAAGAACCTAACTTGCTTAAACCAGAGCATTATGCTTGTATGGTGGATATGCTTGCTCGGTCTGGGCTGTTCAAGGAAGCTGAAGAGTTTATTCACCGGTTGCCTTTTGAACCAGGTATTGGTTTTTGGAAAGCACTACTCGGTGGCTGTCAGGTTCACTCGAATGTGAAACTCGGGGAATTTGCAGCAAGAAAAATCATGGCATTGGACCCGGAGGATGTTTCGTCATATATAATGCTGTCTAATGCGTATGCTGCCGCCGGCAGATGGGAAATTGCATCGACAGTAAGGAAAGAGATAAAAGAGAAACAAATGAAGAGAATTCCGGGTTGTAGTTGGATCGAAATAAGAAACGAAGTTCATGTTTTCCTCAATAAGGATTGCAAACATTGCCAGATAGATGATATCTATAGAGTCTTGAAGTTTTGTATACAGCATTCATTGGACTGTGAAGCTCTAAGCATT